The genomic window AGCGGATACAAAAAAGACGCTTGGGTTTTCAAGCGTCTTTTTATGTTTAGATTATTAATAAATCCATTCGTTTACTAGTTTTGAGTATTCCACTAATTCTGATTCATTGAAGAATAAGGCAATTTCACGTTGTGCACTTTCAGGGGAATCAGAACCATGAATAACATTTTTTCCTACAGTCAGGCCAAAATCACCGCGGATTGTTCCAGGTGCTGCATCTTTCGGGTTTGTCGATCCCATCATTTGGCGGGCAGTTGCAATCACATTTTCCCCCTGCCATACCATGGCAAAAACCGGTCCGGAAGTAATAAAATCGACTAGCTCTTCAAAGAATGGACGCTCCTTATGCTCACCGTAATGCTTCTCAGCAAGTTCTTTTGAAATGCTCATAAGTTTTGCTCCAACTAATTGGAAACCTTTTTTTTCAAAACGGGCAACAATTTCGCCGATTAAGTTGCGCTGTACGCCGTCTGGTTTGACCATCAAGAAAGTCTTTTCCATATGCTCACTCCTAAAAAAGTTATGTATTATCGATTGTCCTCAAATGGACAATTCCACGAAAAATATTACCATTGTTTAGACAATTCCGCAACTTCTAAAATTTACGTTTTCCAATGAATTTCGCTATATCCCGCAGCGCTTTTTTCGCTCTATTGTCAGGAAGTTCTTTTAAAATTGCCAACGCTTTTTCCAAATAACGGTCGCTTACTGCCAAAGAGCTTTCAATCGCACCCGAATTTTTAATGATCGACAATAACTTATTAAGCTCTTCACGGTCCATATCTTCATGAACTCTTTCTATTTTTTTTCGAATATTTTCGTCTTTCATTGCAAATAAAACCGGCAGTGTAATATTTCCCTGCAACAAATCCCCGCCCGCAGGTTTGCCGAGGTCTTTTTCTGTTCCGGTAAAATCAAGCACATCATCGGTAATTTGAAAGGACATGCCAACAAAATAGCCAAAACGGAATAGCTTTTTATGGATTTGTTCATCTACACCGGCAGCAATCGCTCCCAATTGACAACTGGCAGCTATTAACAATGCCGTTTTTCTTTTGATGCGCCGGAAATAGTCTCTTAAATTTTGGTTAAATCTGTATTTATCTTTAATTTGTTGAATTTCCCCAATACAAACTTCAACAATCGTATGTGAAAGGATTTTATGGGCAAGAGGATTCTCGATTTTTGTCATTAATTCAAGAGAACGTGCTAAAATATAGTCTCCCGTATACATGGCAATCCGGTTATCCCATTTTGCCTTTATCGTCGGTTTTCCGCGCCTGAGTTCGGCATCGTCGATCACGTCGTCATGTACCAGTGTAGCCGAATGAAGCAGTTCAAGTGCAACAGCAACATTTTTGATTACATTGATATCATAATTTCCAAACTTTCCTGCCAACAACACAAAAACTGGGCGAATTCTTTTCCCCCCGGCCTGCAATAAATGCAGGGATGCTTGACGCAATAAAGGAGACTTTGACTGTATTGTCTCCTCCAGTTCTTTTTCAACGATATTTAAATCCGAATTCAAAAATGAATACATCATTTTTAATTTCATTGTATCCACCCAGCTTTAATATCCTGTCATTTTCTGTTACTGAATTAAATAAAGCATTATAAAATATCAATGCCCGGCCGCTCAGTAATGGGTCAGGCATCTCTTTTGGTTCCAAAATGAACAGCGGCAACGCCTCCGCTGTATGGCTTATAATGTACTTTTATAAAGCCCGCTTCTTTAAATATTTCTGCAAGTTCTTTCATTCCCGGAAACTCGCGTGCAGATTCCTGAAGCCAAGAATATTCATCATAGCTCTTTGCAAAGATTTTTCCGAAGAACGGCATAATAAACCGGAAATAAAAATAGTACAGCTGTTTAAATCCAATCAATGTCGGCTGTGAAGTTTCGAGGCAGACTGCCATACCTCCGGGTTTTAACACCCGGTTCATTTCTCTTAACACTTGCATATAGTCTGGTACATTTCTTAGACCAAAGCCAATTGTAACATAATCAAACGATTGGTCAGGGAACGGAAGCTCCATTGCGTTTCCGTGGATAAGTGAAACTTGATTGAAATTTTTGCTATTGACTTTTTCTTCTGCGACCTTCAGCATATTCTTGCTGAAATCAAGGCCAATCACTTCACCTTCGGGGCCAACAGCTTCAGCAAGGGCAATCGTCCAATCCCCCGTGCCGCAACATACATCAAGAGCTTTGCTGCCCTTTTGGACATTCATTCGTTTCATCGTGTCTTTTCGCCATCTTTTATGCTGTTGAAAACTGATAACAGAATTCATCTTGTCGTAATTTTGATAGATTTTTTCAAAGACATGATGAACACGCTCTTCTTTAGATTGATGCATGTGATCTTACCCTTCTTCCACAAAAGTTTTTGCCAGCGTATGGTGCTGGTTCAAAATAAATAATGTTCTTTCCTTCAAAAGTTCATTCAGGAAAGGTAATTTTTTGATTCCTTTTTCAATTAACTGCTTCGCAAATTCAATATAACGATCACAAATCAGCAATAAGAACCGCTGCTGCTCATTCGATAATTCTGACAAAGGCTGATCGTTTTTTGGAAATACAAGTTTTTTTAATCCCTCAAATAATATCGATGCCTCTTCATGTAAAAATTTCTTTTTCTCATTGATTAGGCGTTTTAAAAATAATAGGTTTGAGGCATATTCATCCCAGACATCCGCTTGAAAATATTCTGTCAGTTTTTCAAACAGAGAGGACTCAATCATCTTTATACTGTTCATTAATTTATCAATCCCGTCAGAATCCTTTTGGTAGACGGAAATTTTGTGCTCGTTTACATCCTTTATCCCTGCTGCTAGTGTCCTGATTACACCGATACTATTTATTTCTGATAAATGCTTGTAATATAAACCGCTGTAATAATCACCCGCTAAAACGGTAAGCTGGCGATTTTTCAAGCTGTGATAAGTATCTTCCTGGTTTTTGTTTTCTGTTACATGCTCATGGGTATCAAGGGCAATTTGAATAAGCATCGTCGTTAAGACATAACTTTCCATTTCATCATTTGATATTTTCAAATGTTCCATAAGGGAAACAAGCAAGAGCAGCTTGTCTTCATCGACTGTGGGGGCTTTAATATATTTCACCAAATACGGATGTGAGACGTTTCGCATAATCTGCTCTTTAATTTTTGTCAGTTTCATTTGAATGTCTTGCAAATCAATCACCCTTGCTTCCCGAATTATGTATATCCATATAAAGAAAGTTCGCAATTTATTGGAAAATGTAAGCATTTACCTTAATATCCGTACATTAAGGCAGAGACAATTATACCATAAAAGAAATTAGGTTTGTGGTTTCAGAAGATAAAAAACTTTCAAAAATGTTAATTATGTTTCACATTTATTATTGGAATCAGCTGTTAATTCCCGCTTTCAATTTCTCCATTCGAAGTCATAATTTTTGCATGCCCTCTGATTTTGATTGCTGAAGTATGCTCAGTAAATTGGGCGATCATTACTTCACCTTTGTCAAGCTTCTCTGAGTGGTGGAATCTTGTATCAGTGCCTCTTGTTAACCCGATCACGTTTACACCGTCATCCAATGCTTTTATAACAACAAATTCCCCGTTTTGAAAGCTGCTCTTCTTTTCCATTTTCTTCACCCCGGCAATCTTTGATGAAATTGATATAAGGCCCTTAGAGCTAATACGATTTAATTCTTGATTAAAGAGAGCACTTCAGCACGTGCACGTGCATCGTTTTGTAAAATTCCGCGTACCGCAGAAGTGACCGTTTTTGAACCCGGTTTTTTTACTCCCCTCATTGTCATGCACATATGTTCCGCTTCTACAACTACCATTACACCATGAGGGTCAAGCTTTTCCATAATTGTGTTGGCAATCGTCGAAGTAATCCGTTCCTGCAGCTGCGGCCTTCTGGCAACTGCTTCAACAGCTCTTGCGAGTTTGCTTAGTCCGGTTACTTTCCCATTTCTTGGAATATAAGCAACGTGTGCATGTCCGAAGAATGGAACAAGGTGATGTTCACACATGGAATAAAATGGGATATCTTTAACAAGCACTAATTCTTCATGTTCTTCTCCAAAAATTGTTTCAAAATATTCTTTTGGATCTTGATTTAAACCGGCAAACACTTCCTCGTACATTTTTGCTACACGTTTTGGAGTATCAAGCAAACCTTCACGGTTTGGGTCTTCTCCGATAGCTTCTAATATTAAACGCACCGCTTCCTCAATTTGGGCACGATTGATGTTTGACATCACAAATCCTCCTACTTCTAAATCAATACAATACTTGGATAGCGAAGTCAGCTTTTATTATCCTGCTCCGCTTTTAATTTTATCATTACAATATTAGCATAACCATTTCAGTACAAGCAAAATGGAAGATTTCCTGGAAGCATAAACAATAGGCTCCAGCGGCTTGTTCAGCCCCGGGAAGCACTAAACGAATCTAGCAAGCGCAGACAAAAAATACAAAAGGCCACGGAATTCCGCAGCCTTTTGCTTAGCATAGTTTTAAGCACTTGTATGTAATTATTTAACTGCATCTTTAAGCGCTTTACCTGGTTTGAAAGCAGGAACTTTGCTTGCAGCGATTTCGATTTCTTCTCCGGTTTGAGGATTCCGGCCTTTGCGGGCAGCGCGCTCACGTACTTCAAAGTTTCCGAAACCGATTAATTGTACTTTATCACCATTCTTTAAAGCATCTAAGATTGCATCGAAAACAGCATCAACTGCTTTAGTAGCGTCCTTTTTTGATAACTCAGTAGCTTCTGCAACTGCATTAATTAGTTCTGTCTTATTCATGCCTTTCACCTCCTCCCAAAAAATCACGGTAAATTCAGTAAAAGTAAGTCTCTTACCTACATTTCTAAACAAAATGACCGAATTCTATACATTGTGGAATTATTTTTGTTTAACTCAGCCCTTATATTAAATGATTGCGAGCCAGTTTTCAATCTATTTTTGGCAAAAACCCTTTAATCATAAGGGTTAGAGCCCCACAACATGAATTCTGTTAAAAGATTAACATATTCATTTACGCATATCAAGAAATATTCATGAAATAATGGTAATGTTTTCTTATCCGTGCATCTTGTAATATACGCCACACAAAAAAGACTCCCGAAAAGGAGTCTTTTTAACTGTCCAGCTCCAGCGCCTAGGCCCTCGAGGTCGCTTCGGTTCTGCCGATGAAGTCAAAAAACGACTTCACCAGCAGGACCTAGAAGCATGTCGGGCCTGAGCGAGGCGCTTCCGCTTTTCTAACTATAGTATGATGGCTATTAGTCCACCTGAGCCTTCGTTTATGATTCGCTCAAGAGTTTCTTTCAATTTGTAGCGGGCATTCTCAGGCATTAACGAAAGTTTTGCCTGAATCCCTTCTCTGACGATTGAGTTTAAGCTGCGGCCGAAAATATCTGAATTCCAGATCGACAGCGGGTCTTCCTCAAAGTCTTGCATTAAATAACGGACCAATTCTTCGCTTTGCTTTTCCGATCCAATGATTGGTGCAAATTCGGATTCTACATCGACCTTAATCATATGAATGGATGGAGCAACAGCTTTTAAGCGAACACCGAACCTTGGTCCTTGGCGAATGATTTGCGGCTCATCAAGGCTCATATCAGTTATGGAAGGTGCGGCAATTCCATAGCCGGTTTGTTTTACCATTTTTAAAGCCTCAGAGATTTGGTCATACTCTGCTTTTGCGTAGGCAAAATCCTGCATAAGTTCAAGCAAATGATCTTTTCCGCGGATTTCAACCCCAACAATTTCTTTTAAGATTTCATCATATAAATCATCCGGAGCGTATAAATCAATTTCAGCGACTCCCTGCCCCATTTCAATTCCGGCAAGGCTTGCACGGTCGATAAATTCAAAATCGCTGAACTGATGAACAACCCGGTCCACATCTCTTAATCTCTTTATATCTTTAACGGTTTCCTTAACTGCTTCTTGATAGTTTTGACGTAACCAATGGTTTTCACGCAGGACCATTACCCAGCTGGGAAGATTCACATTCACTTCAAGTACCGGGAATTCGTATAAAGCTTCGCGAAGAACATTTAAAACATCACTTTCACGCATGCTTTCTACACTCATTGCCAGTACAGGTATATCGTATTTTTCAATTAATTGGCTTCGGAGCGATTCCGTGTTTGGATGGTAAGGCTGGGCACTGTTTATGACAATGATAAACGGTTTGCCTACCTCTTTCAGTTCTTCAATTACCCTCTCTTCCGCTTCAAGATAATTTTCACGCGGAATATCGCCAATTGTTCCGTCCGTTGTAATAACAACACCGATTGTAGAATGCTCCTGTATAACTTTTCTTGTTCCAATTTCTGCTGCCTCATGAAATGGAATTGGCTCTTCATACCAAGGAGTGGTAATCATGCGCGGCCCGTTTTCATCCTCATACCCTTTTGCCCCGGGTACTGTATAGCCGACGCAGTCAACAAGACGGATATTTACATCCAGACCTTCATCAACATGAACAGTTGCGGCCTGGTTTGGAACGAATTTTGGTTCTGTTGTCATAATGGTTTTACCGGCTGCGCTTTGCGGAAGTTCATCCTGTGTCCGAGCACGGTCTGCTTCATTGCTTATATTTGGTAAAACTACAAGTTCCATGAATTTTTTTATGAAAGTAGATTTACCTGTTCTAACTGCTCCTACAACACCTAAATATATATCGCCGCCTGTTCGTTCGGCAATGTCTTTAAAAATATCTACCTTTTCCAAGTGATTCTCCCCTCCCGAATGAGTTAGTGGGATAATATTATCCATCTCAGCTAATTTTGGACATTATATGTTTATGATTTTGTCCTATTATGATATGACTGTTTTCTAAAATTTTTTGCCTCCTTATCAGAAACTATTATCATTTTTACATAAATCGATTATTTTCTTTCGATAATTTCAAATGAATTAAGGGTTCAAAAAGAGAAAAACCCTTCTCCTTAAAATATATTTTGCAGGAGAAGGGTTATGACTATTTCACGAAAAAGATTGGTTCATTTGTTTTTGGATCAATGGTATAAGGCAACGAATATGCCGGCACAAATACGGAATTTTTCACTAATAATTCCCGAATATCATCGCCCGGTTTATAAGAATGTTTTGTCGTTTGCAGCGCCTTATATAAGTCGCTCCGATAATCAACAAATACTTCAGCATTTCCGGTTACAACGAAAGGCAAATTTTGATTTGAATAAGGGCTTATTGCTACCGGTTCTTCCTTATAGCCCAGTTTCTTGAAATCAATGGAATACAAATTCTCGGCTAATTTTTCTTTATATGGAGGATACCCTGCTGCTTTAATCCGCAAATTTATTTCTCTAATTGTTTCTGCGATTCTTAGATCGAATATTTTCACCGTTGGATTTGTTTCGACATCCACAAGGACATATTGAAAAATCCCCCCGCTTTCATAGCTGTTGCCCGGAGGTTCTGCCATATATTTCGGTACAATTTTTTGGAAATCAATCGGATATTTTTGATAAATGGGTGTTGATGCATCTCTTGTTTTTATTGGCAAGATTCCGCCATTATCCTTCTGAAAGCGATCAACAGCACTTTGTACGGATTGTACTTGATCATCATACGGCACTTGATTTTCAGCAAGCTTTTCTTTCGGATACATGCAGCCAGAGAGAATTACTGCCAAAATGATTAGCAAGGAAAAAACAATTCCTTTTTTCATAAAACATCAATCCTTTAGAATATGTATATTATTCACTGGTAGGTCCGCTGAAAACGATTAAAAAAATAATGATTCCCGAAAGTATCAATAAAACATACGCAATCAGTGCAGTAATGATTCGAATGACGCCTTTTAATTTATACCGGCTGAAATAAATAGAGATCATAGATAAAAACATAAATCCCATTGCACCAAAGGAAATCCACATTTTCATTAAAGCAGGTGACATAAAAACCACTCCTTTTCAGGTATATATTATATCATAGGTGCCAAAACAAAAAACAACATCATCAATTAAATGACAAGAAACATGCATGAGTTTTTGTCGGCGCAGCACCGCCCTTTTCCACAAAAAAAATGACTGAAATAAAGGGAGGGGCAGCCCCTTATTTCAGCCTGTTTCGACTAAATACCCAAAGACCCAATTCAAATTACCAGTTTGGTTCGTTGCATAGTATGCGAAATGCAACACAATCGCATCCTCTAATGCCCATATATTTAGAAATTATATTATTTTTCTATGTCCGGGTTGCTATTCTTTTAAGTCAAGAACATTTACCAAGTCTTCCATTTCGTGCGTTTTTACCCTGGCCATTAACGTATCTACTGCATCTTTCGGGTTCACACCGTTAAATAAAACATCAAATAAAGCGTCGGATATCGGCATTTTGACGTCGTATTTTCTTGCAAGCTGATGGGCCGCCTTAGTCGTGGGGACCCCTTCAACAACCATACCCATATTATTTAAAACCTCTTCGAGATTATTGCCTTTCCCAAGAAGGTTCCCTGCTCTCCAGTTTCGGGAATGAACACTTGTACATGTAACAATTAGATCGCCAATTCCGGCCAAACCTGAAAAGGTTAACGGATTGGCGCCCATTTTTGTACCGAGCCGGGCTATTTCTGCAAGTCCTCTTGTGATTAAAGCAGCCTTAGCATTATCGCCATAGCCGAGTCCGTCAGAGATTCCAGCCGCGAGTGCAATAATATTCTTAAGTGCTCCCCCGATCTCAACGCCGATCATGTCCGGATTTGTATATACCCGGAAATTTTGATTCATAAATAAATCTTGAATTTTTTCAGCTGCTTTCATATTTTTAGAAGAAACAGTTACAGTCGTAGGATGCCGGAGGCTGACTTCTTCAGCATGGCTCGGTCCGGAAAGAACGACAACATCTTTTAAAAGTGTTTCAGGCATTTCCTCTTCAATCATTTCTGATATGCGAAGCAAAGTATCCGGCTCAATTCCTTTGCTCACATGGACAATTGTTAACGGTGTTTCTTGAATTCCCCTTATTTTCCCGAGAACTTCCCTGATCGCTTTTGTTGGTACGGCTAAAATCATCACTTCTATGTCTTTTAAAACTTCTTTGAGAGAAGAAAATCCGATGATAGATTCCGGCAAGGATATGCCAGGCAAATATTTTTGATTTGTATGCTCCCGATTGATTTCTTCTATTTGAGAAGGCTTATGCCCCCAAATCCTGACTTCGTGACCGTTATCGGCAAGTACCATCGCAAGTGCTGTTCCCCAGCTTCCCGCTCCGATCACAGCTACTTTTTCTCTTTGCCGTTCCATCTCATATCACAACCTTTACCTTATTTTCTTTCTCTCGCATAAATTTTAATCGGTGTGCCTTCAAAACCGAATGCATCCCTAATTCGATTCTCAAGAAATCTCTCATAAGAAAAGTGCAGCAGCTCCGGATCATTAACAAAAACAACAAATGTCGGAGGCTTTACCGCTACTTGAGTAGTATAATAGATTTTCAAGCGTCTACCTTTATCTGTCGGCGTTGGATTCATGGCCACCGCATCCATGATGACATCGTTTAGTACGCTTGTTTCAACGCGGCGTGCATGATTTTCACTAGCCATATTAATCATTGGCATTAATGTGTGGAGTCTTTTTTTCGTTTTAGCTGATAAGAAGACGATCGGAGCATAATCCAAAAACTGAAAATGATCGCGAATTTTTTGTTCAAACTCCCTCATTGTTTTTTCATCTTTCTCAACTGCATCCCACTTATTTACGACAATAACAACTGCCCGGCCAGCTTCATGTGCATATCCTGCAATCCGTTTGTCCTGTTCAATAATCCCTTCTTCACCATTCAATACAACAAGGACAACGTCTGATCGTTCAATCGCTCTTAGTGCTCTTAAAACACTGTATTTTTCAGTTGTTTCATAAACCTTTCCTTTTTTGCGCATTCCTGCAGTATCAATGATGACATATTTTTGTCCGTTATACGTGTAAGGGGAATCAATTGCATCTCTTGTTGTACCGGCAATATCACTTACGATTACCCGTTCTTCTCCCAGTAAAGCATTTACAAGTGACGATTTTCCCACATTTGGCCGGCCGATTAAACTGAACTTAATAACATCCTCATCGTATTCCTCTTCGTGCTTGCTCGGAAAGTGTTTCGCTACTTCATCGAGCAAGTCTCCTAATCCAAGTCCGTGGGTGCCGGAAATTGGAATCGGTTCACCAAAACCAAGGGAATAAAAATCAAAAATTTGATCGCGCATTTCAGGATTATCAACTTTATTTACGGCGAGAACAACAGGCTTTTTCGATTTATACAGGATTTTCGCAACTTCTTCGTCTGCCGCGGTAACCCTTTCCCGTCCGTTTGTGATAAAAATAATGACATCTGCTTCATTAATGGCAATTTCAGCCTGTTGGCGGATTTGTTCAAGAAACGGCTCATCTCCGATATCGATGCCCCCCGTGTCGATAATATTGAAATCGTGTGTTAACCATTCAGCTGAACTATAAATCCGGTCACGGGTTACACCCGGAATATCTTCCACTATCGATATCCGCTCGCCGACAATACGGTTAAAAATCGTTGATTTTCCTACATTAGGACGGCCGACAATGGCTACAACTGGTTTCGCCATGCATTTCATCCTTTCATATATAAAATATATTCTTGTTTCATTTAATTTTTTGTCTTAATAAACATAAGAAAGAAACCCTTCAAATGCTAGAAGGGTCTAACTTCATTAGTTTAACAAAGAGATTGATAACAAGCAATGAAAACTTAAAACTATGGAATATTTGTCAATGTTTTACAATTATGAATAACTCTTCTGTAATCGCATGGGCAATGCCGTCTAAAATTGCTTCTAAATTCGCACACACTTGTTCCATTTCTTTTTTTGATTCACAATGGAAAACGGCTGCTCCGCTCGGAACTTTATTTGGATCGGTTGTCACAACTGCAAGAATAAATTTTTCAAGCATCATGCCTTACCCCTGCCTTCCCTTATCTTTATTTCTCTCTGTCGGCATTCTGATTGCATTTTCCAATGTTGGAACTAATCCGATGATCTTCAAAGCTTTTTCCACATTCTTTTCCTGCGGCAAAATGAAAACCCCAACCCTTCCGTCATTCAAGTCTCTCTTTGCCAGCGGAACAAGTGCCGGAGTGCCGGAATCGCGGTATACACCAAGTGCATTTGAGACGTCATGAAGAATTGCTTGTCGTTGTCCGAGGTTGGCAATTGTAGACCGTGCATTGAAGTTTTTCGGCTTTAAAATAAATCCCATACCATAGCGGAGAACCTCCTCCCGGCGTTCAGGCAAACCGATGTTCATGATGTAAATGTTATCCACATACAATCCCGGACCTTCAAACTTTGGTTCAACATAGTCAATATCGACAATGTCTTTTAGTTGTCCCCCGGTCATCAAATACTTTGAAATGATGACTGCAACAGCGGCCGCTGCAATTCCCGCCCAAATATTAAAAAAGATATACGCAAACGTACTTAACAGTGATGTGAAAATGACTAGATAATTTCTGCTTTCAAATGCGATTGCAATCCCTTCAATATATGTCTTTCCTCTTGAGACAAGTTCATAACTGTCAAGTTCGGTCAATGTATTTCTTTCCATATTGCGGACTTCCCGGAACTGAGATGCAGCTAGCGTTAAAAACGTTATTGCTGTATACTCTTCTTCTAACATGGCTGGTACTGCTACCGTTCCAAGCCCTGCAGCAATAAATCCCAATGCAATATGAATAATTTTTCCATGCAAATAAGTCGGATATTGCCGATAATCAGTCCTTAGCAGATAAATTCTTGTCAGTGTTCCGACAATCACTCCAAATATGATAGGCAGAGTATATTCATTCATGATGATTTATGTTTCTCCTTTTCAAAATGGTTAAATTGAATGTTAAAATAAGCTGCCGTAAATTTGAGGCCGCTCCATAAAAGCAGAATGGCAACTGCTAATGATGCAAGATCAAGAATGGCCAGTGATCCGATCGGGTATGAGAATCCATTTTGACGCAATACAAATGCATAAAGCAGTTCTCCTAGTAGAATGCCTGCCAGCATTGTATACATTCTCATCCGCACTTCAGACTGAAGCATAAAAGTTAAATATATTAAAATAAAAACGAGCAGCCAATCACGATTTATAATCACCCATACCGGATCGTATAACTCAAACATAAGGAAACTGGCATAGGCAAGCATGATAATAAAAGAAGATACAAAAAAATAAAGAATTGTTCGTTTTTTTAATCTAGAAATATCCATCATGATTGAGAAAAAAATGAAAACAGCGGCTGCGTAAATTTGAAAGTGAAAGACAGAAAAGTGAATAGGAGAAAAGATGATGATGATAAGCAGCCTTTTTGAAATGGTATACCGATATTTATTTTTGCTATCTAATAAAAAAGTGGCCGCCACCCATATAAGCCAGCAAACCCAATAAAAGAAAGCCCCGTCCATTTATTACTACCTCCTATCATTACCATTATGACAAAAAATTATGTACTTTAATCTTTCCGGGTATAAACTTTCCTTCGTGAATTATGTTAAAGGATAGGAGGTGGTATGGTGGGTAAAGACCGGCAGGAAAAACGTCTAAGAAAAAGCGGCAAAGTGGAATCAGACCGTGACCAGGCTCTTCATTATCCAGGTGCATCAAAATTGCAAAGCCCGGAAGAAGCGCGATCTTTAAACGACGGGAAGCAAAGTTAATTATAATGATGATAAAAAAAGAGCTGCCGCTAAGCTGCGGAGCTCTTTACTTTCTGTATTGGCTGTATTTTCTTGTATTAATTCCCCGTTCAGAAAGCCAGTGGTGGGTCGCACCTGATAAGACAATCGGAGTATTTTGCAATTCCCTTATTGTTTTTGTCCCTAACGCTGCCATCAAAAATGCAAGGTCTTCCAAAATGAAAAGAATCTGCTCTGCCAGAGCATCTTCTCCCCTCTCAATCAATAACTTTAAGAAAAATCCTGCCATGCCGACTGCATCAGCTCCGAGGGCAATTGCCTTTGCAATATCAAGGCTTGTTTGGATTCCGCCGGAACCAATTATTGAAGCATTCAGGCCGTATTCTTTCGCCTCAACAATGGAAGCAGCTGTTGGAATCCCCCAATGATTAAAAAAAGAGAGCAATCGATGCCGCCGCTCATTTTCAATCCTGGCAAAATTTGTACCGCCGTATCCCCCAACATCAATTGCTTGAACGCCAATGGAAGCAAGCTTCGAAGCTGTTTCCTTGCTGACACCGAATCCAACTTCTTTTACAATGACAGGAACATTTACACCATTGACAATTTTTTCTATCCTGGAAAGGGCTCCTTTAAAATCCCTGTCCCCTTCGG from Bacillus methanolicus includes these protein-coding regions:
- the spoIVA gene encoding stage IV sporulation protein A gives rise to the protein MEKVDIFKDIAERTGGDIYLGVVGAVRTGKSTFIKKFMELVVLPNISNEADRARTQDELPQSAAGKTIMTTEPKFVPNQAATVHVDEGLDVNIRLVDCVGYTVPGAKGYEDENGPRMITTPWYEEPIPFHEAAEIGTRKVIQEHSTIGVVITTDGTIGDIPRENYLEAEERVIEELKEVGKPFIIVINSAQPYHPNTESLRSQLIEKYDIPVLAMSVESMRESDVLNVLREALYEFPVLEVNVNLPSWVMVLRENHWLRQNYQEAVKETVKDIKRLRDVDRVVHQFSDFEFIDRASLAGIEMGQGVAEIDLYAPDDLYDEILKEIVGVEIRGKDHLLELMQDFAYAKAEYDQISEALKMVKQTGYGIAAPSITDMSLDEPQIIRQGPRFGVRLKAVAPSIHMIKVDVESEFAPIIGSEKQSEELVRYLMQDFEEDPLSIWNSDIFGRSLNSIVREGIQAKLSLMPENARYKLKETLERIINEGSGGLIAIIL
- the folE gene encoding GTP cyclohydrolase I FolE, producing the protein MSNINRAQIEEAVRLILEAIGEDPNREGLLDTPKRVAKMYEEVFAGLNQDPKEYFETIFGEEHEELVLVKDIPFYSMCEHHLVPFFGHAHVAYIPRNGKVTGLSKLARAVEAVARRPQLQERITSTIANTIMEKLDPHGVMVVVEAEHMCMTMRGVKKPGSKTVTSAVRGILQNDARARAEVLSLIKN
- the mtrB gene encoding trp RNA-binding attenuation protein MtrB; this translates as MEKKSSFQNGEFVVIKALDDGVNVIGLTRGTDTRFHHSEKLDKGEVMIAQFTEHTSAIKIRGHAKIMTSNGEIESGN
- the ndk gene encoding nucleoside-diphosphate kinase, which encodes MEKTFLMVKPDGVQRNLIGEIVARFEKKGFQLVGAKLMSISKELAEKHYGEHKERPFFEELVDFITSGPVFAMVWQGENVIATARQMMGSTNPKDAAPGTIRGDFGLTVGKNVIHGSDSPESAQREIALFFNESELVEYSKLVNEWIY
- the hepT gene encoding heptaprenyl diphosphate synthase component II, which produces MKLKMMYSFLNSDLNIVEKELEETIQSKSPLLRQASLHLLQAGGKRIRPVFVLLAGKFGNYDINVIKNVAVALELLHSATLVHDDVIDDAELRRGKPTIKAKWDNRIAMYTGDYILARSLELMTKIENPLAHKILSHTIVEVCIGEIQQIKDKYRFNQNLRDYFRRIKRKTALLIAASCQLGAIAAGVDEQIHKKLFRFGYFVGMSFQITDDVLDFTGTEKDLGKPAGGDLLQGNITLPVLFAMKDENIRKKIERVHEDMDREELNKLLSIIKNSGAIESSLAVSDRYLEKALAILKELPDNRAKKALRDIAKFIGKRKF
- a CDS encoding HU family DNA-binding protein, with product MNKTELINAVAEATELSKKDATKAVDAVFDAILDALKNGDKVQLIGFGNFEVRERAARKGRNPQTGEEIEIAASKVPAFKPGKALKDAVK
- a CDS encoding DUF2768 domain-containing protein, which codes for MSPALMKMWISFGAMGFMFLSMISIYFSRYKLKGVIRIITALIAYVLLILSGIIIFLIVFSGPTSE
- the menG gene encoding demethylmenaquinone methyltransferase, encoding MHQSKEERVHHVFEKIYQNYDKMNSVISFQQHKRWRKDTMKRMNVQKGSKALDVCCGTGDWTIALAEAVGPEGEVIGLDFSKNMLKVAEEKVNSKNFNQVSLIHGNAMELPFPDQSFDYVTIGFGLRNVPDYMQVLREMNRVLKPGGMAVCLETSQPTLIGFKQLYYFYFRFIMPFFGKIFAKSYDEYSWLQESAREFPGMKELAEIFKEAGFIKVHYKPYSGGVAAVHFGTKRDA
- a CDS encoding heptaprenyl diphosphate synthase component 1, whose amino-acid sequence is MIDLQDIQMKLTKIKEQIMRNVSHPYLVKYIKAPTVDEDKLLLLVSLMEHLKISNDEMESYVLTTMLIQIALDTHEHVTENKNQEDTYHSLKNRQLTVLAGDYYSGLYYKHLSEINSIGVIRTLAAGIKDVNEHKISVYQKDSDGIDKLMNSIKMIESSLFEKLTEYFQADVWDEYASNLLFLKRLINEKKKFLHEEASILFEGLKKLVFPKNDQPLSELSNEQQRFLLLICDRYIEFAKQLIEKGIKKLPFLNELLKERTLFILNQHHTLAKTFVEEG